The sequence below is a genomic window from Bacteroidota bacterium.
AGCGCGGCGAGGTTCGCCCGGAAGCCGGAGAGGAACTGCACCCAGCTCACGGCCACGAGGCGAGTCTCAGGGCGCAGCGTCGCGGCGACCGCGTCGAGCGTGAACGTGCCGCGCTCCGTCGGGATGAAATCAATCGCCACGCCGCGCGCTTCGAGGGACCGCCACGGGAAGACGTTGGCCGGAAACTCGCACCCCGGCACGGCGATGCGGTCGCCCGGCTGCCAGTCGAGGCCGTGCGCGAGCACGTTGAGCGCGTACGACGTATTGGGTGCATACTCGACGCGCCCGACGTCCGTACCGAGTACCTGCGCGATGCGCTCCCGGCCACGCTCCAGCGTCGGCGCGATGTCCAAGTAGTTGTTTGGCTGCGTGGCATGGCGCTGCTGGAGGTGGGCCGCCACCGCGTCCATGACGGGCCGGCTGAGCGGGCCGGTCGAGGCGTGGTCGAGGTAGGCCATCCGCTCGGTGTGCGGGAAGAGGGCGCGGAGGCTTGAGGTCGCGGGTCGCAGGTCGAGGGTCATGGGTCGGGCGTCGCTGTTCGGGCGTCGCTGTTCGGGCGTCGCCGGTCGGGCGTTGTCGGCCGGGCAACGTTTGCGGAGGCGTCGTGTCTGTGGGGCAAGGATAGCGCGCGCTGGGCGATGTGTTTCCGCCGCCCTGCCCGTTCCGTCGTCGTCCCATCCACGAGCCCGCACCTTCATGTCCGTCCGGAAGACTCCGCGCGCCGACCTCAAACGGCACTACCCCGTCGTCCTGCAAGTGGGCGCGCTGCTCGCACTCGGCGTCGTGCTCGCTGCGTTCACCACGCCCTACCGCGCCGCCAACAGCTTCGAGGTGCTCGATAGCCCCATCGAACGCGTCGAACTCGAGGACATCGAGATCACCCGGCACGAGCTGCCGCCGCCTCCACCGCCGAAGCCCCCGGCGCCCGTCGAGGTGCCCAACACCGGCGTGGAAGATCCTGACCTGGACATTGAGG
It includes:
- a CDS encoding aminotransferase class V-fold PLP-dependent enzyme, with translation MTLDLRPATSSLRALFPHTERMAYLDHASTGPLSRPVMDAVAAHLQQRHATQPNNYLDIAPTLERGRERIAQVLGTDVGRVEYAPNTSYALNVLAHGLDWQPGDRIAVPGCEFPANVFPWRSLEARGVAIDFIPTERGTFTLDAVAATLRPETRLVAVSWVQFLSGFRANLAAL